A stretch of Flavobacterium sp. N1994 DNA encodes these proteins:
- a CDS encoding LexA family protein codes for MSIKKTISFFIPDRENSQKHSFISGGIKAGFPSPAADFDETKISLDNVLVKNHEATFYAKASGNSMIGAGIDDGDIMVIDRSLEPTNNKIAVCYIDGEFTVKRITITKEGVHLMPENKDFQPIKITEDNELIIWGIVTYVIKSV; via the coding sequence ATGTCGATAAAAAAGACCATTTCATTCTTTATCCCCGATAGGGAAAACAGCCAAAAGCATTCGTTTATTTCAGGAGGTATCAAGGCAGGGTTTCCTTCGCCGGCAGCCGATTTTGATGAAACTAAAATTAGCCTAGACAACGTATTGGTCAAAAACCATGAAGCTACCTTTTATGCTAAAGCTTCTGGGAATTCTATGATTGGCGCAGGCATTGATGATGGCGATATTATGGTCATTGACAGAAGTTTGGAACCTACCAATAATAAAATAGCGGTGTGTTATATTGACGGAGAATTTACGGTAAAGCGGATTACAATAACAAAAGAAGGCGTCCATCTAATGCCCGAAAACAAAGACTTTCAACCTATTAAAATTACCGAAGACAACGAATTAATCATTTGGGGAATAGTCACCTATGTGATCAAAAGTGTATAA
- a CDS encoding TolC family protein has protein sequence MKNKIKLYPFLIALGIGLVVVSCKTPAITPTKATAAVPESFGVASTDTTNMSTLPWKTFFKDPNLVALIDTALQNNQELKITLQEIEIAKNDIRVRKGALLPTVGVRAGAGVEKVGRYTSQGAGDATTEIMPGTEMPDPLTDFTLAAYANWEVDIWKKLRNAKKAAISRYLSTIEGKNFVTTNLITEVANSYYELLALDSQLEIIRQNIKLQNNALDIVKIQKQAARSTELAVQKFQAEVLSSQSMEFETLQKIKETENRINFLLGRYPQEIKRDSAAFLKLLPAEVKSGIPSQLLANRPDIKQAELELAAAKLDVKVARAEFYPTLGISASYGLQAFKTSYLFRTPESILYSLAGDIAAPLINRNAIKAEFASANSRQLQALYNYERTVLNAYLEVSTQLSNISNLDKSYALKSQQVDALNKSIDAANDLFKSARADYFEVLMTQRDALESKLELIDTKKAQLNAAIHVYRDLGGGWK, from the coding sequence ATGAAAAATAAAATCAAGTTATATCCATTCCTTATCGCGCTAGGCATAGGCCTAGTGGTGGTAAGTTGTAAAACCCCTGCGATAACTCCAACAAAAGCTACTGCAGCGGTTCCAGAATCCTTTGGAGTGGCCTCTACGGATACGACTAATATGTCAACACTACCTTGGAAGACCTTTTTTAAAGATCCGAATTTAGTAGCCTTGATAGATACCGCTCTTCAAAACAATCAAGAGTTGAAAATTACTTTACAAGAAATAGAAATCGCAAAGAATGATATTCGAGTAAGGAAAGGAGCTTTATTGCCAACCGTGGGTGTTAGAGCTGGAGCTGGTGTTGAAAAAGTAGGGCGTTATACTAGTCAAGGAGCAGGAGATGCTACTACAGAGATTATGCCTGGGACTGAAATGCCTGATCCTTTGACCGATTTTACTTTGGCCGCTTATGCCAATTGGGAAGTAGACATTTGGAAAAAATTGCGCAATGCTAAAAAAGCAGCCATCAGCCGTTATTTGTCGACTATTGAAGGTAAAAACTTTGTGACTACCAACTTGATTACAGAAGTAGCCAATTCGTATTATGAATTGTTAGCTTTAGATAGTCAACTGGAGATTATAAGACAAAATATCAAGTTGCAAAACAACGCTTTAGATATTGTAAAGATTCAGAAACAAGCGGCTAGATCCACAGAACTAGCAGTACAAAAGTTCCAAGCCGAAGTATTGTCTTCTCAAAGCATGGAGTTTGAAACCTTGCAAAAGATCAAAGAAACGGAGAATCGCATTAATTTCTTATTGGGACGTTATCCTCAAGAGATTAAAAGAGACAGTGCCGCTTTCTTAAAACTGTTACCAGCGGAAGTGAAATCGGGTATCCCATCACAATTGTTAGCGAATCGTCCTGATATCAAACAAGCCGAATTGGAATTGGCGGCAGCAAAATTGGATGTGAAAGTAGCTCGAGCTGAGTTTTATCCAACATTAGGCATCTCTGCTTCATACGGATTGCAGGCATTTAAAACCTCTTACCTGTTTAGGACTCCAGAGTCTATTCTTTATTCTTTGGCAGGAGATATAGCAGCTCCGTTGATTAATCGTAATGCCATTAAAGCTGAGTTTGCTAGTGCTAATTCTCGACAATTACAGGCTTTATATAACTATGAACGAACTGTTTTAAATGCGTATTTGGAAGTGTCTACCCAGCTTTCCAACATTAGTAATTTAGACAAAAGCTATGCTTTAAAATCACAACAAGTGGATGCTTTAAACAAATCGATTGATGCGGCTAATGATTTATTCAAGTCAGCCAGAGCCGATTATTTTGAAGTGTTGATGACCCAACGTGATGCGTTAGAATCAAAATTAGAATTGATCGACACCAAGAAAGCACAACTCAATGCGGCTATTCATGTTTATCGTGATTTAGGTGGTGGTTGGAAATAA
- a CDS encoding OmpA family protein, which yields MIKKIVFCLALVSLMTSCVSKKIYNDLENKYTDLKKENRSLSDENDELHKANAEFDSVNKSLIAERDQLKADKDKLTADCTATSNNLKALQDSYAALEKNSNEALETNMNKNRDLLTQLDAKEKALAAEQDRLNKLNAELASNTKRLNELESMIAAKDAAMKKLKDTLSKALNAFEGKGLTVYQKNGKVYVSMENKLLFQTGSWSVGSEGRSAVVEVGKVLAQNPDITVLIEGHTDNDKILGNIGGGIENNWDLSTKRATAIVNILCENSGIRKQNLTAAGRGEFAPLLSNDTNEGKAKNRRIEIILTPKLDEISKMLNEF from the coding sequence ATGATAAAAAAAATAGTTTTTTGCCTTGCCCTAGTAAGTTTGATGACATCCTGTGTATCCAAAAAAATCTACAACGATTTGGAAAACAAATACACCGATTTAAAGAAGGAAAACCGATCGCTATCCGATGAAAACGATGAGCTTCATAAAGCTAATGCCGAGTTTGATTCGGTGAACAAATCGTTGATTGCTGAACGAGATCAACTCAAAGCGGATAAAGACAAACTGACTGCCGATTGTACCGCTACAAGCAATAATTTAAAAGCGTTACAAGATTCGTATGCGGCACTTGAAAAAAACAGCAACGAGGCGCTTGAAACCAACATGAATAAGAACCGTGACTTGTTGACACAATTAGATGCCAAAGAAAAAGCACTGGCTGCAGAACAAGACCGATTAAATAAATTAAATGCAGAATTAGCTTCGAATACCAAGCGACTGAACGAACTAGAAAGCATGATTGCGGCTAAAGATGCTGCGATGAAAAAACTAAAAGATACCTTATCCAAAGCCTTGAATGCGTTTGAAGGAAAAGGATTGACCGTTTACCAAAAGAACGGAAAAGTATATGTATCTATGGAAAATAAATTGCTGTTCCAAACCGGAAGCTGGTCTGTAGGTTCGGAAGGAAGAAGTGCCGTAGTAGAGGTTGGAAAAGTGTTGGCACAAAATCCAGATATTACCGTACTGATTGAAGGTCACACCGATAATGATAAAATCCTTGGAAACATAGGTGGCGGCATAGAAAACAACTGGGACTTATCTACCAAAAGAGCTACAGCTATCGTAAATATTTTATGCGAAAATAGCGGTATCAGAAAACAAAACTTAACCGCTGCGGGGCGTGGAGAATTTGCACCACTATTGAGTAACGACACCAATGAAGGCAAAGCTAAAAACCGTAGAATCGAAATCATCCTAACGCCAAAATTAGACGAGATTTCTAAAATGTTGAATGAGTTTTAA
- a CDS encoding exodeoxyribonuclease III, with protein sequence MRIISYNVNGIRAAITKGFLDWLQLANPDVICLQEIKATEDQIPTEAITAAGYPYQYYFSAQKKGYSGVAILSKIKPNKVVKGTEVTHMDFEGRNIRADFDDLSVMSLYLPSGTNLDRLDHKFKYMDDFQHYINELKNDIPNLIICGDYNICHEAIDIHDPIRNATVSGFLPVERAWLDKFMKSGFVDSFRHFNKEPHNYSWWSYRAGARGNNKGWRIDYNLVSENLKDRMSRAVILPEAKHSDHCPILVEID encoded by the coding sequence ATGAGAATTATTTCTTATAACGTTAACGGCATTAGAGCAGCTATTACTAAAGGATTTTTAGATTGGTTGCAGCTAGCCAATCCTGATGTGATTTGCCTTCAGGAAATAAAAGCAACGGAAGATCAAATCCCAACAGAAGCTATCACAGCAGCAGGCTATCCCTATCAATATTATTTTTCGGCACAAAAAAAAGGCTATAGTGGTGTGGCCATTTTATCCAAAATAAAACCCAACAAGGTGGTCAAAGGAACCGAAGTAACACACATGGATTTTGAAGGGAGAAACATCCGCGCTGATTTTGATGACCTTTCTGTAATGAGTTTGTACTTGCCTTCGGGAACCAATTTAGACCGATTGGATCACAAGTTCAAATACATGGACGATTTTCAACACTACATCAATGAATTGAAAAATGACATTCCCAATTTAATCATTTGTGGCGATTACAACATTTGCCATGAGGCTATTGATATTCATGATCCGATTAGAAATGCAACAGTATCAGGATTTTTACCAGTAGAACGTGCTTGGCTAGATAAATTCATGAAGAGTGGTTTTGTTGATAGTTTCCGTCATTTTAATAAAGAGCCTCATAATTACAGTTGGTGGAGCTATCGTGCTGGTGCCCGTGGGAATAATAAAGGATGGCGCATCGATTATAATTTGGTCAGCGAAAACCTAAAAGACCGAATGAGCAGAGCCGTTATTTTACCCGAAGCCAAGCATTCAGACCATTGTCCGATTTTGGTGGAAATAGATTAA
- a CDS encoding efflux RND transporter periplasmic adaptor subunit encodes MKKFVVLIGIGVVLSLNSCNQKKEQKEEEGKYTATNPVAIDTSFVKEYVSQIRSVRNIEIRSQEKGYLQQIFVDEGQFVTAGQLLFKIMPKMYEAELLKAQSEEKAAEIDLMNARILAEKNVVSKSEQALAQAKLDQAKAEVSLARLHLSFTEIRAPFAGTIDRIPKKIGSLIDEGELLTSLSDNSEVFAYFNVSEPEYIQYQTDVKDRGDSQVSLLLANGEQLKYKGKVEVIESEFDNETGNIAFRAKFPNPDKLLKNGETGKVMMIVPVKDALIIPQKATYEIQDKKYVFVIDNNNVVKSREIKITGELPDLYVVKSGITAADKILLEGVQKANDDDKVKYDYQDPKEVLSHLKLKAE; translated from the coding sequence ATGAAAAAGTTCGTAGTGCTTATTGGTATTGGTGTTGTATTAAGTCTCAACAGTTGCAATCAAAAGAAAGAACAAAAAGAAGAAGAAGGTAAATATACCGCTACTAATCCAGTGGCCATAGATACTTCTTTTGTAAAAGAGTATGTTTCGCAGATTCGCTCGGTGAGAAACATTGAAATTCGCAGCCAAGAAAAAGGTTACTTACAACAAATTTTTGTTGATGAAGGTCAGTTTGTAACCGCAGGGCAATTGTTGTTCAAAATCATGCCTAAGATGTATGAAGCTGAATTGCTAAAAGCCCAATCGGAAGAAAAAGCGGCTGAGATTGATTTGATGAATGCTAGAATCTTAGCAGAAAAAAATGTAGTGTCTAAAAGCGAACAAGCATTGGCACAAGCCAAATTAGATCAAGCGAAAGCGGAAGTGTCGTTAGCTAGATTGCATTTGTCATTTACTGAAATCAGAGCGCCTTTTGCTGGAACGATTGACAGAATCCCTAAAAAAATTGGAAGTCTTATAGATGAAGGCGAACTATTAACTAGTCTTTCAGATAACAGTGAGGTGTTTGCTTATTTTAATGTGTCGGAACCCGAGTACATTCAGTACCAGACCGATGTAAAAGATAGAGGCGATAGTCAAGTAAGTTTGTTATTGGCTAACGGAGAGCAACTGAAATACAAAGGAAAGGTAGAAGTTATCGAGAGTGAATTTGATAATGAAACAGGAAACATTGCTTTTAGAGCGAAGTTCCCCAATCCAGATAAACTATTAAAGAACGGTGAAACGGGTAAAGTCATGATGATTGTGCCTGTGAAAGACGCTTTAATTATTCCGCAAAAAGCTACTTACGAAATTCAGGATAAAAAATATGTTTTTGTAATAGATAACAACAACGTAGTAAAATCGAGAGAGATTAAAATTACCGGAGAATTACCCGATTTGTATGTAGTGAAAAGCGGTATCACAGCAGCTGATAAAATACTACTTGAAGGAGTTCAGAAAGCGAATGATGATGATAAAGTCAAGTATGATTATCAGGATCCGAAAGAAGTACTTTCTCATTTGAAATTAAAAGCAGAATAG
- a CDS encoding Y-family DNA polymerase, which yields MYALVDCNNFYASCERVFQPHLVGKPIVILSNNDGCIISRSDEAKALGIPMGAPEFKVREELKQKNIEVFSSNYPLYGDLSHRVMKILEGFTPHTEPYSIDEAFLNFKGMNVADFHEYGLQMKKRIMKWLSIPVSIGFAETKALSKVANKIARKYPERTKGVYVIDTEEKRIKALKWTKIEDVWGIGFRLKKKMIAKNINTAYDFTLPHNEGFIKKEMGVVGLRLKYELEGKSVLEMELPKDRKTIAITRSFAGNITTLDEMKERVSTFATVCAEKLRKQKSCCHSVILYLRKDKYKTERERYNFYKMETLPFASNSSITISNAAIKMLKTIFEEGEIYKKAGVIVTEIIPENQKQFHLFEEENPKHLKLMQVMDSFHKKTGERKIRLGSQDLQRTWKMKQEHLSKRYTTNIKEILEIPCR from the coding sequence ATGTATGCTTTAGTCGATTGTAACAATTTTTATGCTTCGTGCGAACGGGTATTTCAGCCACATTTGGTTGGAAAACCGATTGTTATTTTGTCCAATAACGATGGTTGTATTATTTCAAGAAGCGATGAAGCTAAAGCATTAGGCATTCCCATGGGCGCTCCCGAGTTTAAAGTACGGGAAGAGTTAAAGCAAAAAAACATTGAGGTCTTTTCGTCTAATTATCCTTTGTATGGTGATTTGAGTCATCGGGTGATGAAAATCCTAGAAGGGTTTACGCCTCACACCGAACCGTATAGCATAGACGAAGCTTTTCTGAATTTTAAGGGAATGAACGTAGCCGATTTTCACGAGTATGGTTTGCAAATGAAAAAGCGTATCATGAAGTGGTTGAGTATTCCCGTTTCTATTGGCTTTGCCGAAACGAAAGCGCTATCCAAAGTTGCCAATAAAATCGCTCGAAAATATCCCGAAAGAACTAAAGGTGTTTATGTTATTGATACGGAAGAAAAACGTATTAAAGCCTTGAAATGGACTAAAATAGAAGATGTATGGGGCATTGGTTTCCGATTAAAAAAGAAGATGATAGCCAAGAACATCAACACCGCTTACGATTTTACGCTACCGCATAACGAAGGGTTCATCAAAAAGGAAATGGGCGTTGTAGGTTTACGCTTGAAATACGAATTAGAAGGGAAATCGGTATTAGAAATGGAGTTGCCCAAAGACCGTAAAACCATTGCTATTACCAGAAGTTTTGCAGGGAATATCACCACGCTCGACGAAATGAAAGAACGGGTTTCTACTTTTGCTACCGTTTGTGCCGAGAAACTTCGCAAACAAAAATCTTGTTGCCATAGTGTGATTCTGTACCTGCGAAAAGACAAATACAAAACAGAAAGAGAACGCTACAATTTTTATAAAATGGAGACCTTGCCTTTCGCCAGCAATTCCTCCATCACCATAAGTAACGCCGCAATAAAAATGCTAAAGACCATTTTTGAAGAAGGCGAAATCTATAAAAAAGCAGGCGTAATTGTCACCGAAATTATTCCAGAAAACCAAAAACAATTCCACTTGTTTGAGGAAGAAAACCCAAAGCATTTAAAACTGATGCAAGTCATGGATTCCTTTCATAAAAAAACAGGCGAACGCAAAATACGATTGGGAAGCCAAGATTTGCAACGCACCTGGAAAATGAAACAAGAGCATTTGTCTAAACGCTATACGACCAACATCAAAGAAATACTAGAAATACCATGTCGATAA
- a CDS encoding efflux RND transporter permease subunit, translating into MFSKFIQRPVLSIVISLMIVLLGVLAITHLPVTQLPSISPPKVNVTADYPGANNELLIKSVVIPLERAINGVPGMKYIASDAGNDGEAAIQIVFNLGTDPNQASINIQNRVASVVNKLPPLVVREGVKITREESNNLMYINVFSKDPTMDQKFLYNFSDINILSEIKRVDGVGDADIIGNRDYAMRIWLKPDRMLAYKISADEVMEALSQQSLEASPGKTGESSGKRSQSFEYVLKYSGRFTTEEQYGNIVLKSSPNGEILRLKDVAKIEFGSSMYDIYSTLNGRPSAAIAIKQSYGSNASQVIKDVKAKLLEIKKTSFPKGVDYEISYDASKFLDASIEKVIHTLLEAFILVGLVVFLFLGDWRSTVIPAIAVPVSLIGTFAFMQIFGITINIVTLFALVLAIGIVVDDAIVVIEAVHAKMEEDHLSPLKATKKAMGEISGAIIAITFLMAAVFIPLAFMSGPVGIFYRQFSITMATGIILSGIVALTLTPALCAMMLKNTHGVPRKKTPLNNFLDGFNHKFHQLTGRYQGILEKIVNKRSVTFIAFISFCAGIFFLNNGLPSGFIPNEDQGMFYAIIQTPPGSSLERTNDIAMRLQKEAEKIDGVKSVSSLAGFEILTEGTGSNSGTCLVNLKSWEDRKESVDEIMKQLEEKAKNISGATIEYFQPPAVPGYGAAGGFELRLLDKAGSGDYKKMETVNNDFVKELNKRPELSSVFSFYSASFPQYMMRIDNDIAQQKGVTLENAMNTLSTLVGSNYEISFIKYDRQYKVIVQTSPEYRALPEDIMKLYVKNNRDEMVPFSAFMHMEKVYGLSEITRHNMFNASEISGQSAPGYSSGEAIKAIQEVADQKLPRGFGIDWAGISKDEVGRGNEAIYIFIICLLFVYLVLAAQYESFVLPFAVILSLPAGIFGSFLLLTLTGLENNIYAQVAFIMLIGLLGKNAVLIVEFAVQKHEQGMTVLASALEGAKIRFRPILMTSFAFTAGLIPLVFASGPGKIGNRTIGTAALGGMLLGTIIGVLLIPGLYLIFGTIASKIKMVKKQDHNPLTEDIDYEK; encoded by the coding sequence ATGTTTAGTAAATTTATACAAAGACCCGTTCTTTCGATAGTAATATCGTTGATGATTGTCTTATTGGGGGTGTTGGCCATAACCCATTTGCCGGTTACGCAATTGCCTTCTATTTCGCCACCAAAAGTAAACGTAACGGCCGATTATCCTGGAGCCAATAATGAATTGTTGATTAAATCGGTGGTCATTCCGCTTGAGAGAGCCATCAATGGAGTACCTGGGATGAAATACATTGCTTCGGATGCTGGGAATGATGGTGAAGCGGCTATCCAAATCGTATTTAATTTGGGTACCGACCCGAATCAAGCGTCTATTAATATCCAAAACAGAGTAGCTTCGGTAGTAAATAAATTGCCGCCTCTTGTAGTGAGAGAGGGTGTGAAAATTACTCGTGAGGAATCAAATAACTTGATGTACATCAACGTATTCAGTAAAGATCCAACTATGGATCAAAAGTTCTTATATAACTTTTCGGATATCAATATTCTGTCTGAGATTAAACGTGTGGATGGTGTAGGAGATGCGGATATTATTGGAAACCGAGATTATGCGATGCGTATTTGGTTGAAACCTGACCGAATGTTAGCCTATAAAATTTCGGCCGATGAGGTCATGGAAGCGTTGTCACAACAAAGTTTGGAAGCCTCTCCAGGAAAAACGGGAGAGAGTTCAGGTAAACGTTCACAATCTTTTGAATATGTATTAAAGTATTCGGGGCGTTTTACCACGGAAGAACAGTATGGCAACATTGTCTTAAAATCTAGTCCCAACGGAGAAATACTGCGTTTGAAAGACGTGGCTAAAATAGAGTTTGGAAGTTCGATGTATGACATCTACTCTACTTTGAACGGAAGACCTTCTGCTGCGATTGCGATTAAACAATCCTATGGTAGTAATGCCAGTCAGGTAATTAAAGATGTAAAAGCGAAGTTACTCGAAATCAAAAAAACCTCCTTTCCAAAAGGGGTCGATTATGAAATCAGTTATGATGCCTCTAAGTTCTTAGATGCTTCGATTGAAAAGGTAATTCATACCTTATTAGAAGCGTTTATTTTGGTGGGATTGGTAGTGTTCTTGTTCTTAGGGGACTGGCGTTCCACAGTAATTCCAGCCATTGCCGTACCGGTTTCCTTGATTGGTACTTTTGCTTTCATGCAAATTTTTGGGATTACGATTAACATTGTAACCTTATTTGCTTTAGTATTGGCAATTGGTATTGTGGTAGATGATGCGATCGTCGTCATCGAGGCGGTCCATGCCAAAATGGAAGAAGACCATCTCTCGCCACTCAAGGCTACTAAAAAAGCTATGGGTGAAATTAGTGGTGCCATTATAGCGATTACCTTTTTGATGGCAGCGGTATTTATTCCTTTAGCGTTTATGTCGGGACCGGTGGGTATTTTCTACCGACAGTTCTCTATTACGATGGCAACAGGGATTATTTTATCAGGGATTGTGGCGTTAACGCTTACTCCGGCACTTTGTGCGATGATGTTAAAAAACACCCATGGGGTACCTAGAAAGAAAACGCCTTTGAATAATTTCTTGGATGGTTTTAATCATAAATTCCACCAACTCACAGGAAGATATCAAGGTATCCTTGAAAAGATTGTCAATAAAAGATCGGTTACGTTTATTGCCTTTATCTCCTTTTGTGCTGGAATCTTTTTCTTAAACAATGGATTACCTTCTGGATTTATTCCTAATGAAGACCAAGGAATGTTTTATGCTATTATTCAAACTCCGCCTGGTTCTTCCTTAGAGAGAACGAATGATATCGCCATGAGACTTCAAAAAGAAGCAGAGAAAATTGATGGGGTTAAGTCGGTTTCCTCTTTAGCGGGATTTGAAATCCTTACGGAAGGAACTGGATCTAACTCGGGAACTTGTTTGGTGAATCTTAAAAGTTGGGAAGACCGTAAAGAATCGGTTGATGAGATAATGAAACAGCTAGAAGAAAAAGCTAAGAATATCTCAGGAGCTACTATCGAGTACTTCCAACCGCCAGCAGTACCAGGCTATGGAGCAGCCGGAGGATTCGAGTTACGTTTACTAGACAAAGCGGGTTCAGGGGATTACAAAAAAATGGAAACGGTTAATAATGATTTCGTTAAAGAACTGAATAAACGACCTGAATTATCTTCTGTGTTTAGTTTTTACAGTGCCAGTTTCCCACAATACATGATGCGTATTGATAATGATATTGCTCAGCAAAAAGGAGTAACCTTAGAAAATGCGATGAACACCCTTTCTACTTTAGTGGGAAGTAACTATGAAATCAGTTTCATTAAGTATGACCGTCAATACAAGGTAATTGTGCAAACCTCTCCAGAGTACAGAGCCTTGCCAGAAGACATCATGAAATTATATGTAAAAAACAATCGTGATGAGATGGTGCCTTTTTCAGCCTTCATGCACATGGAAAAAGTATATGGATTGTCGGAGATTACGAGACATAATATGTTTAATGCCTCAGAGATTAGTGGTCAATCGGCACCAGGATACAGTAGTGGTGAAGCCATTAAAGCCATTCAAGAAGTAGCCGATCAGAAATTGCCAAGAGGATTTGGTATTGACTGGGCAGGTATCTCAAAAGATGAGGTAGGTCGTGGGAATGAAGCGATTTACATTTTTATCATTTGTTTGCTCTTCGTTTACTTAGTATTGGCGGCGCAATATGAGAGTTTTGTGTTGCCATTTGCGGTAATCTTATCGCTTCCTGCGGGAATCTTTGGTTCGTTCTTGTTGCTAACCTTAACCGGATTAGAAAACAATATTTACGCTCAGGTTGCCTTCATTATGCTTATCGGATTGTTAGGGAAGAATGCCGTATTGATTGTAGAGTTTGCGGTTCAAAAACACGAACAAGGAATGACCGTTCTTGCCTCAGCTTTGGAAGGCGCTAAAATACGTTTTAGACCTATCTTGATGACTTCTTTTGCCTTTACAGCGGGGTTAATTCCGTTAGTGTTTGCTTCAGGTCCTGGGAAAATTGGGAATCGTACCATTGGAACAGCCGCTTTAGGTGGAATGCTATTAGGAACCATTATTGGGGTATTGCTTATTCCAGGATTGTATTTGATTTTTGGAACTATTGCCTCTAAAATTAAAATGGTGAAAAAACAAGATCATAACCCATTAACAGAAGATATTGATTATGAAAAATAA